From the Candida dubliniensis CD36 chromosome 2, complete sequence genome, the window ATTCATCCTTAGATGCGTCTCAGTTAGATTCTGAAAGACCAACATTATTTGAACTAATATCGGCAAATCAACTAGagtcattattatcaccGTCATTACGGTACATTTTGGTTCATTATGCCAGTAAATATCCTCGGTACTTGTTACAAGTGAACAACAATTTTGATGAactcaatttattattacgAAGTTTTATTGAATGGTATTTTTTAACCTATTGGCAAGGAACATTTACTGAGAATTTTTATGGTTTGAAAAGAGTTAGTCAAACCCCTCTTTCACAGGGGGATTATAATTCTAGTCGTTTGACTCAATTAGTACCTTCGATGATTGaggaaagaagaaaattatctaaattaCAAAAGTTAGTTTCATTATTCGAAGTTACTGGGGTATCATTTGTTTCTGAAAAACTAAATTATTGCTACGAAGTATGGTACACCAAATATATTaccaatcaattgaataccAGTGATACTTTAACAACAGAAGAAAATGTGaagataaaaataaagCGTAAATTTGTTGAGATATATCCATATTTACAAAGTGCCTATCGTGCAGCAAATTTTATTACCACATTGTTATACTTGAGTGGGTCTTCGAAGTCACCGACCTTATTGACGTATTTGTTTAGAATCAATTTCTCCCGTTTAAACCAATATGATTATTCCAAGAATGAACCTAAACAACCATTAAGTGATTCCAAAAGACCAAATAGAATACATCCACCAACagcaattgaatatattttaaGATTGTTGAGTAATAACATTACCAAACCTTCTTGGAAGGTAATCAAATTTGTGTTAGGAACGTTTTTCCCAGTAGCTATTTTCACATTGAAATTCCTTGAATGGTGGAATAATTCAGATTTTTCATCGAAACTTTCCAAAAATCTTGGTAATGTTTTGGATTTTACTTTGCCACCACCATCTTCATTAACTTTAGCCCTTAGATCTTATAAGAAAAACGAAGATAAGAAAAACACCGAAACAGAAgtgaaacaacaaaagaaaaaacagTATAAGTCAGGTAAAGTATGTCCATTGTGTAAAAAAGAGTTGACAAATCCAGCAATAATTGAAACTGGATACGTTTTTGACTATAAGtgtatttataattatttggaaaaatcACATATAATTGTATCGAAGAAAGTGCAAACCAGAcaggaagaagaagacgaagaCATTTACTCTGAAGATGAAAGTGAAGATGAGAATATTGGACATGAAAAGGAAGAACAAAAAGAGAATATTGTTATCGATATTAACAAAGGTGGAAGATGTCCGGTAACTGGTCGTAGATTATTAGGATGCAAATGGAATCCTATAAAGGAAGAATGGGACATTGAAGGTATCAGAAGACTTATATTTTAGTAACGTCCACTCTCTTTCTGTCGATttactactaataataatttaatatacATAAATCTGTAATATTATCTTGTAAAAGCCACAAAGACCCTGGAAACCACCacattttttgttgtatCATTGGTTTTGACAATGGCTTTTATATTTGTCATAACTGCGAGAAATTACGAACAGAGTGAAGTaagcaagaaaaaaaaaaaaagaagctCCAGATGAAATATCAACTATACTAGCCCACATGGCCATTTTGAATaactttgttttctttcttccaATTGTCATAACTATTCGATAATGTCAACCACTACTAGAACTCTTCAAGCTATAAAGTTTGATAgaaataat encodes:
- a CDS encoding peroxin 12, putative (Similar to S. cerevisiae PEX12;~In S. cerevisiae: Pex12p is an integral peroxisomal membrane protein required for peroxisome biogenesis and peroxisomal matrix protein import.), which produces MEYYSSLDASQLDSERPTLFELISANQLESLLSPSLRYILVHYASKYPRYLLQVNNNFDELNLLLRSFIEWYFLTYWQGTFTENFYGLKRVSQTPLSQGDYNSSRLTQLVPSMIEERRKLSKLQKLVSLFEVTGVSFVSEKLNYCYEVWYTKYITNQLNTSDTLTTEENVKIKIKRKFVEIYPYLQSAYRAANFITTLLYLSGSSKSPTLLTYLFRINFSRLNQYDYSKNEPKQPLSDSKRPNRIHPPTAIEYILRLLSNNITKPSWKVIKFVLGTFFPVAIFTLKFLEWWNNSDFSSKLSKNLGNVLDFTLPPPSSLTLALRSYKKNEDKKNTETEVKQQKKKQYKSGKVCPLCKKELTNPAIIETGYVFDYKCIYNYLEKSHIIVSKKVQTRQEEEDEDIYSEDESEDENIGHEKEEQKENIVIDINKGGRCPVTGRRLLGCKWNPIKEEWDIEGIRRLIF